A genomic window from Solanum dulcamara chromosome 11, daSolDulc1.2, whole genome shotgun sequence includes:
- the LOC129872646 gene encoding uncharacterized protein LOC129872646, with product MDPPDGPDKARLEGQQVPPKEANQPTKSIAAKNSYANTLCSSSFSPHNQNAKESQLYCSKLQITMVSWLRSVNSQLLAGFLNLDPKLTKFDQNLRNWSPSKDQQRSGFTTISICFLISQMRRTSMRFGSNGLLKSRGSKCGFKSGRRTSRRRLADSSDEDNNKLIASPTLEEIKNAVFSMSASSAAGPNGYSGLFFHKCWDIIQYDIMEYVQDFFRGKNLSKFYSHTCLFLIPKTDSPSNFSELRPISLSNFTCKILSNRLNPLLERLISENPSGFIKGRLINENVLLTQEIAHGIKQYNKGGNVIMKLNMAKAYDKMSWYFLMSVMKQFGFSRIWLDMIWRIIANVWYSILINGNRVGFFSSSHALKQGDPLSPSLFIIGSELLSRMLNSLNSHEHFTPFSMILNGPIINHLAFTDNIVIFSGGNNKSITLIKHQIRRNAHSDTMYHVLGEGEVARKLWSIMGNPLGIQHKNQPMANIFSDWWGTKSENDMHKTILKIIPTIICWEIWKQWCACKFGGQRYLQTNKMCYQAIGTIKSILANTFQNFNRSNHWPAFCLEV from the exons ATGGACCCGCCGGACGGCCCCGACAAGGCGCGTCTGGAAGGTCAGCAGGTCCCTCCCAAAGAGGCGAACCAACCCACCAAATCAATTGCTGCTAAAAACTCATATGCCAATACACTCTGTTCATCCTCATTTTCTCCCCACAACCAAAACGCCAAGGAGTCCCAGCTGTATTGTTCAAAGCTTCAGATTACTATGGTATCATGGCTGCGGAGTGTAAACTCACAATTGTTGGCGGGTTTCTTAAACCTAGACCCCAAATTGACAAAATTCGATCAAAATTTAAGGAATTGGTCACCATCAAAGGATCAACAAAGATCGGGGTTTACGACAATTTCAATATGTTTCTTGATTTCACAAATGAGGAGGACTTCAATGCGGTTTGGTTCAAACGGGTTATTGAAATCGAGGGGCAGCAAATGTGGCTTTAAAAGTGGACGCCGGACTTCCAGAAGAAGACTTGCCGATAGCTCCG ATGAGGACAACAACAAATTAATTGCATCCCCTACTCTGGAGGAAATCAAGAATGCAGTCTTTAGCATGAGTGCCTCAAGTGCTGCTGGTCCTAATGGATACTCAGGTTTATTTTTTCACAAATGTTGGGACATAATTCAATATGATATTATGGAGTATGTTCAGGATTTCTTTAGAGGGAAGAACTTGTCTAAGTTCTATTCACATACTTGTCTATTTTTGATTCCTAAAACAGACTCTCCCTCTAATTTTTCCGAACTTAGACCCATAAGTTTGAGCAATTTCACTTGTAAAATTCTTTCTAATAGACTTAACCCTCTGTTGGAAAGACTCATTTCTGAAAATCCAAGTGGTTTTATCAAAGGAAGATTAATCAATGAAAATGTTTTGTTAACTCAAGAAATTGCTCATGGCATTAAACAATATAATAAAGGTGGGAATGTTATCATGAAACTTAATATGgcaaaggcttatgataaaatGTCTTGGTACTTCTTAATGAGTGTCATGAAACAATTTGGTTTTTCTAGAATCTGGTTAGACATGATCTGGAGGATCATTGCTAATGTGTGGTATTCCATACTTATCAATGGCAATAGAGTAGGCTTCTTCAGCTCTTCACATGCTCTTAAGCAGGGAGACCCTCTGTCCCCTTCTCTTTTTATAATTGGCTCTGAGTTGCTCTCTAGAATGTTAAATAGTCTTAATTCTCATGAGCATTTTACTCCTTTTAGCATGATTCTCAATGGGCCTATCATTAATCATCTTGCTTTTACAGACAACATAGTAATTTTCAGTGGGGGAAACAACAAATCTATTACGCTCATTAAGCATCAAATCAGGAG GAATGCACATAGTGACACCATGTATCATGTTTTAGGGGAGGGAGAAGTAGCAAGGAAGCTATGGAGCATTATGGGAAACCCATTGGGAATCCAACATAAAAATCAACCTATGGCCAATATTTTCAGTGATTGGTGGGGAACAAAATCAGAAAATGACATGCACAAGACTATCTTAAAGATTATCCCTACTATTAtttgttgggagatttggaagcAATGGTGTGCGTGTAAATTTGGAGGCCAAAGATACCTCCAAACAAACAAGATGTGTTATCAAGCCATAGGTactataaaatctattttggctaATACTTTTCAGAATTTCAATAGAAGCAACCACTGGCCAGCATTCTGCCTTGAAGTATAA